A single genomic interval of Adhaeribacter pallidiroseus harbors:
- the bioD gene encoding dethiobiotin synthase → MKRYFVTGIGTDVGKTIVAAIITEALQADYWKPVQSGSLDFSDTDRVKELVTNPQSYFHPETYRFQLPASPHLSAAVEQVTIDSANFILPQTQNHLIIEGAGGLMVPLNNQFLIIDLIAQLQAEVILVSQNYLGSINHTLLSWQSLQQRKIPIKGIIFNGPPTSASEDYITTYAGVPKLGALLPETTINAAVVKHYAEQWKPFLL, encoded by the coding sequence GTGAAAAGATATTTTGTGACCGGCATTGGTACCGATGTGGGTAAAACCATTGTAGCCGCCATAATCACCGAAGCCTTGCAAGCCGACTACTGGAAACCCGTTCAATCGGGGAGTTTAGATTTTTCGGACACCGATCGGGTAAAAGAATTAGTTACTAATCCGCAATCTTATTTTCACCCGGAAACGTACCGCTTTCAGCTACCGGCCTCGCCGCACTTGTCAGCCGCCGTAGAACAAGTTACTATTGATTCCGCTAATTTTATTTTACCCCAAACCCAAAACCATTTAATTATCGAAGGAGCCGGCGGTTTAATGGTGCCTTTAAATAATCAATTTTTGATTATTGACTTAATTGCGCAATTGCAAGCCGAAGTTATTCTGGTTTCTCAGAATTATCTGGGCAGCATCAATCATACTTTATTATCCTGGCAAAGTTTGCAGCAGCGAAAAATACCGATTAAAGGCATTATCTTCAACGGACCACCTACCTCGGCTTCCGAGGATTATATCACGACTTACGCTGGTGTTCCCAAACTCGGCGCGCTTTTGCCGGAAACCACTATAAACGCGGCGGTAGTAAAGCATTACGCCGAGCAATGGAAACCTTTTTTACTATGA
- the bioB gene encoding biotin synthase BioB, producing the protein MSNLNNSIRTDWEMDEIREIYHKPILELMVEAANVHRQHQTGSEVQVCTLLSVKTGGCPEDCAYCPQAARYQTGVKAHGLLKDEEVLEAATRAKNAGSTRFCMGAAWREVRDNRDFDRVLGMVTQVNDMGLEVCCTLGMVNEYQAERLKQAGLYAYNHNLDTSGDHYSNIITTRKYEDRLNTIDHVRKAGISVCSGGIIGLGETTKDRIEMLHVLATMPEHPESVPVNALVPVAGTPLEHQPRVSVWDMIRMIATARITMPKTMVRLSAGRSTMSVAEQALCFLAGANSIFSGDKLLTTPNPDFNEDQAMFALLGLEPRKAFKNALEPAN; encoded by the coding sequence ATGTCGAACTTAAATAATAGCATCCGCACCGATTGGGAGATGGACGAGATCCGGGAAATTTACCACAAACCCATCCTGGAACTAATGGTTGAAGCCGCGAATGTGCATCGCCAACACCAAACCGGTAGTGAAGTACAGGTATGTACCTTGTTATCGGTAAAAACCGGGGGTTGCCCCGAAGATTGCGCCTATTGTCCGCAGGCCGCCCGTTACCAAACTGGTGTAAAAGCGCATGGTTTGTTAAAAGACGAAGAAGTGCTGGAAGCGGCTACCCGCGCCAAAAATGCCGGTTCTACGCGTTTCTGCATGGGCGCTGCCTGGCGCGAGGTACGCGATAACCGCGATTTCGACCGGGTACTGGGTATGGTTACGCAGGTAAACGACATGGGCTTAGAAGTTTGCTGTACTCTAGGAATGGTAAACGAATACCAGGCCGAGCGGCTAAAACAAGCCGGTTTATACGCCTACAACCATAACCTGGATACTTCCGGCGATCATTACAGCAATATTATCACCACCCGCAAATACGAAGACCGTTTAAACACCATCGACCACGTGCGCAAAGCCGGTATTTCGGTGTGCAGCGGCGGCATTATTGGCTTAGGCGAAACCACCAAAGACCGGATTGAAATGCTGCACGTACTCGCCACCATGCCGGAACATCCGGAATCAGTGCCGGTTAATGCTCTGGTTCCGGTAGCTGGTACTCCCCTGGAGCATCAGCCCCGCGTATCGGTTTGGGACATGATTCGCATGATTGCTACCGCTCGCATAACCATGCCCAAAACCATGGTGCGTTTATCAGCGGGGCGGAGTACGATGAGCGTAGCCGAACAAGCTCTTTGCTTTTTAGCGGGCGCGAATTCTATTTTCTCCGGCGATAAATTGTTAACTACGCCTAACCCGGATTTCAACGAAGACCAGGCTATGTTTGCGTTATTGGGCTTAGAACCGCGCAAAGCATTTAAAAATGCCTTGGAACCGGCTAACTAA
- the bioA gene encoding adenosylmethionine--8-amino-7-oxononanoate transaminase, translating into MSLASRDHEIIWHPYTQMQTAALPIGIVRGEGSLLYAEDGAVYLDAVSSWWVTIHGHSHPYIAEKVAQQIKELDHVLFAGFTHRPAVELAERLLSILPHNQKRIFYSDNGSTAVEVALKMAIQFWENRGTPKRRIIAFRDSYHGDTFGAMSVSSRSAFTQPFVQYLFEVEFLDVPVPGKEQLVLSQIQEILKKGDVAAFIFEPLLLGTAGMVMYEPAILDDLLEICQQSNIITIADEVMTGFGRTGKNFATEFLKNQPDILCLSKGLTGGVMALGVTSSTAAIYEAFLSDNPAKTFFHGHSFTANPIACATALASLDLFTDVICQENRLRISQQHAQFRSKLSNHPTIKECRQLGTVLAIEFNTGETSYFNNVRQKLYQFALDNNVILRPLGNIIYVMPPYCTTNEQLAQIYGVVTGMLTLIAEN; encoded by the coding sequence ATGAGTTTAGCCTCCCGCGATCACGAAATTATCTGGCACCCTTATACCCAAATGCAAACGGCGGCTTTGCCCATTGGTATTGTGCGGGGTGAAGGCAGTTTGTTATATGCCGAAGACGGTGCTGTTTACCTGGACGCGGTATCATCGTGGTGGGTTACCATTCACGGCCACTCCCACCCCTACATTGCGGAGAAAGTGGCCCAACAAATCAAGGAACTCGATCACGTTCTGTTTGCCGGATTCACGCACCGGCCCGCTGTAGAACTAGCCGAAAGGTTACTGTCCATTTTACCCCACAATCAGAAACGCATTTTTTACTCCGATAATGGCTCGACGGCCGTGGAAGTAGCTTTAAAAATGGCCATTCAATTCTGGGAAAATAGAGGTACGCCCAAACGTAGAATTATTGCTTTCCGGGACTCCTACCACGGCGATACCTTTGGGGCCATGTCGGTAAGTAGCCGCAGTGCTTTTACCCAACCGTTTGTGCAGTATTTGTTTGAGGTAGAATTCCTGGATGTGCCCGTACCGGGCAAAGAACAACTGGTACTCTCGCAGATTCAGGAAATTTTAAAAAAAGGCGACGTAGCCGCTTTTATCTTTGAACCTTTATTGCTGGGTACTGCCGGCATGGTAATGTACGAGCCCGCTATTTTGGATGACCTGCTGGAAATATGCCAGCAAAGTAATATTATCACCATTGCCGATGAGGTAATGACGGGTTTCGGGCGAACCGGGAAAAACTTTGCCACCGAATTTTTAAAAAACCAGCCAGATATCCTATGTTTATCTAAAGGATTAACCGGGGGCGTCATGGCTTTGGGCGTTACCAGTAGCACCGCGGCGATATACGAAGCTTTTTTAAGCGACAATCCAGCTAAAACTTTTTTTCACGGTCATTCCTTTACTGCCAACCCTATTGCTTGTGCCACGGCCCTGGCCAGTCTGGATTTATTTACGGATGTAATCTGCCAGGAAAACAGGCTACGCATAAGTCAACAACACGCGCAATTTCGTTCTAAGTTAAGTAATCATCCAACCATTAAAGAATGCCGGCAATTGGGTACAGTGTTGGCCATTGAGTTTAATACCGGCGAAACCTCTTACTTCAACAACGTCCGGCAGAAGCTGTATCAATTTGCGCTGGATAACAATGTTATTCTACGGCCGCTCGGCAACATTATTTACGTAATGCCGCCTTACTGCACTACCAATGAGCAGTTAGCGCAAATTTACGGGGTAGTTACCGGCATGCTTACTTTAATTGCAGAAAACTAA
- a CDS encoding aminotransferase class I/II-fold pyridoxal phosphate-dependent enzyme, whose protein sequence is MQFPKNLQQKLNTRLDQGTYRRLKTSQAQIDFCSNDYLGLARSAALKRLVALEAEQFSDYLMGATGSRLLSGNHPVYELLEAQLATFHQAEAALLFNSGYVANLGIFSAVPQRGDTIFYDEASHASIKEGIRLSLAKAYSFKHNSLEDLSRKFKHATGNAYIAVESIYSMDGDQAPLLDLTAFCEEKGAYLIVDEAHSNGLFGPNGEGLVVEQKLANKVFARIMTFGKAIGSHGAVVVGSVALREYLINFSRPFIYSTALPLHTILAIKGAYSFLPSLQAERQHVKALSGYLNQKIAAATGIFLKNSGPINGIFQNNVAQLKKISEQLQQNNIDVRPVFSPTVPAGKERLRVIIHAFNTQEQVDSLLQHLIF, encoded by the coding sequence ATGCAGTTTCCGAAAAACTTACAGCAAAAATTAAATACCCGACTCGACCAAGGGACCTACCGCCGCTTAAAAACCAGCCAGGCGCAAATTGATTTTTGTTCGAATGATTATCTGGGTTTAGCCCGATCAGCTGCTTTAAAGCGACTAGTGGCACTGGAAGCAGAGCAATTCTCCGATTACTTAATGGGAGCGACCGGTTCGCGGCTTTTATCCGGCAATCATCCGGTTTACGAATTACTCGAAGCACAATTAGCTACTTTTCACCAAGCCGAAGCGGCTTTGCTGTTTAACTCCGGGTACGTGGCTAATTTGGGAATTTTCTCGGCGGTGCCGCAACGGGGTGATACTATTTTTTACGACGAAGCCAGCCACGCTTCCATCAAAGAAGGTATCCGGTTGAGTCTAGCCAAGGCGTATTCTTTCAAGCACAATTCTTTAGAAGATTTAAGCCGTAAGTTTAAGCATGCCACGGGTAATGCCTATATAGCCGTAGAATCTATTTATTCCATGGATGGTGACCAGGCGCCGCTTCTGGATTTAACCGCATTTTGCGAAGAGAAAGGCGCTTACTTAATAGTAGATGAAGCGCATTCGAACGGTTTGTTTGGCCCAAATGGTGAAGGGTTAGTAGTAGAACAAAAATTGGCAAACAAAGTATTTGCCCGCATCATGACCTTTGGCAAAGCCATTGGCAGCCACGGGGCGGTTGTAGTTGGTTCTGTAGCTTTGCGGGAATACCTTATCAATTTTAGCCGACCATTTATTTATAGTACAGCTTTGCCGCTGCATACTATTTTAGCCATCAAAGGTGCCTATAGTTTCCTGCCTTCGCTGCAAGCCGAACGACAACACGTAAAAGCTCTTTCCGGCTACCTGAACCAGAAAATAGCCGCTGCCACGGGAATTTTTTTAAAAAATTCGGGACCGATTAACGGCATTTTCCAGAACAACGTGGCGCAATTAAAAAAAATCAGCGAACAGTTGCAGCAAAACAATATTGATGTGCGACCGGTTTTTAGCCCAACCGTACCCGCAGGTAAAGAACGGCTGCGCGTTATTATTCACGCTTTTAATACCCAGGAGCAAGTAGATAGTTTATTACAACATTTGATTTTTTAA
- a CDS encoding beta-ketoacyl synthase N-terminal-like domain-containing protein — protein MTTHNSYIALKGWGAISPLGCTPKEVNVAYLQAESRINLKILKNSPVPVAALSPEAEAEITTIRQENKMYKNLDRTVLLAMHAARQAVKKAGWVSDIEVAINIGSSRGATELLEQNLEDFRTNPSQLSSQTSPTTTLGNISSWAAHDLQTEGPVVSHSVTCSTALQAVANGFAWLQSGMATRFLAGASEAPLTPFTVAQMQAIGIYAKEPVSNFWCRPLNAEKQNTFVLGEGAALFALERTQANQLKQDSILLEAIGFGFEKITSKTGISREGLNFQKAMRGAILQLPENDQTIDAIVLHAPGTAAGDAAEINAIKAVFGEGIPLLTSNKLLIGHTLGASAALSIEYALWMLENQIFLKFPYPVITQEQLKPKSIRRIMLLAAGFGGNASALIIRKGF, from the coding sequence TTGACAACGCACAACAGCTATATTGCGCTTAAAGGCTGGGGCGCTATTTCGCCTTTAGGATGTACACCTAAGGAGGTAAATGTAGCGTACTTACAGGCAGAATCCCGGATAAATTTAAAAATTTTAAAAAATTCTCCGGTTCCTGTTGCTGCTTTGTCGCCCGAGGCCGAGGCAGAAATCACAACCATTCGACAGGAAAATAAAATGTACAAAAACCTGGACCGAACGGTTTTATTGGCCATGCATGCGGCTCGCCAGGCAGTAAAAAAAGCCGGTTGGGTTAGCGATATTGAAGTAGCCATTAACATTGGTTCTTCGCGGGGAGCTACCGAACTTTTGGAGCAAAACCTGGAAGATTTTAGAACGAACCCTTCCCAATTATCTTCCCAAACCTCTCCCACTACTACTTTAGGGAATATTTCGAGTTGGGCAGCTCACGATTTACAAACCGAGGGTCCGGTAGTAAGTCATTCGGTTACGTGTAGTACAGCTTTGCAGGCAGTTGCGAATGGTTTTGCCTGGTTACAATCCGGAATGGCTACGCGCTTTTTAGCCGGCGCCTCCGAAGCGCCACTTACGCCTTTTACCGTGGCTCAAATGCAGGCCATTGGTATTTACGCCAAAGAACCGGTAAGTAACTTTTGGTGTCGCCCGTTGAATGCCGAAAAACAAAATACCTTTGTTTTGGGTGAAGGAGCGGCTTTGTTTGCTTTGGAACGTACCCAAGCGAATCAACTAAAGCAAGATTCCATTTTGCTGGAGGCAATTGGGTTTGGCTTTGAAAAAATTACGAGTAAAACAGGGATTTCGCGGGAAGGCTTAAATTTTCAAAAAGCCATGCGCGGAGCTATCTTGCAATTACCCGAAAACGATCAAACAATTGATGCCATCGTATTGCACGCGCCGGGTACCGCCGCCGGCGATGCGGCCGAGATTAACGCTATTAAAGCCGTATTTGGGGAAGGTATTCCGTTGCTGACTTCCAATAAATTACTCATTGGCCACACCTTAGGAGCTTCCGCCGCCTTAAGTATAGAGTACGCTCTTTGGATGTTAGAAAATCAAATTTTTTTAAAATTTCCTTACCCCGTGATTACCCAGGAGCAACTAAAGCCTAAATCGATCCGGCGAATTATGTTATTAGCGGCAGGTTTCGGCGGCAACGCTTCGGCCTTAATAATCAGAAAAGGATTTTAA